The Heyndrickxia vini genome contains a region encoding:
- a CDS encoding SWIM zinc finger family protein produces MSKEIKQYGEQLQVLLDPASDIHQKLVQKGLLLYRQQLVYNKKISPTEIVGKVQDVTPVQVTLKLENPASSHCTCPKEGICRHQLALFFSAYSEDGSVFEWIQDWKREESATNILDQIKRGSDLLKEKTPVTLDRVEAWLARFQSAYRGIDPRNEFVLEVTCKNKYRGLIEYAPVEREWKPLYQLFAAYESMKIVNQLCSQYHIRTFKRFFEFMLDEADEALKILTVSAAPFAFDPYLSYLREDSIFLLKESSYYEYELVELYQLLWTFLFKQSIWRKLEYNRLSDLVKTDNGNRIKIGFIHLAILSGYDEVAIDEIQHYGEEITSFSSFWLKYLNEQKLYNRLYLYLNTIAAFVPSYLEHASEYDRYAFIRSFFQYINEGMLAEQNPLLLEKIYIQTLPHTYYQYSDYLFTKGKFKEWVELQQYKGIELEFIDRARLETIGKGQPHLLMPIYHEAIENMIAERNRDSYKKAVRYLKKLRILYKKQKTSDIWERFFESLLLKTKRLRAFHEECKRGKLIHA; encoded by the coding sequence ATGAGCAAAGAGATAAAACAGTATGGAGAACAGCTACAAGTATTATTAGACCCTGCTAGTGATATCCACCAAAAGCTTGTCCAAAAAGGATTATTACTATATCGACAACAACTTGTTTACAATAAAAAAATATCACCGACAGAAATTGTGGGCAAAGTGCAGGATGTAACCCCTGTCCAAGTAACTTTGAAATTAGAAAATCCCGCATCCAGTCATTGTACCTGCCCCAAAGAAGGGATATGCCGCCATCAACTAGCACTTTTCTTTTCTGCTTATAGTGAAGATGGAAGTGTTTTTGAATGGATCCAAGATTGGAAAAGAGAAGAATCTGCGACAAATATTTTAGATCAGATAAAAAGAGGCAGTGATCTATTAAAAGAAAAGACGCCTGTTACCCTGGATAGAGTAGAGGCGTGGTTGGCACGATTTCAATCTGCCTATCGAGGGATTGATCCTAGGAATGAATTTGTCCTTGAAGTGACCTGTAAGAATAAATACCGCGGTTTGATCGAGTACGCTCCTGTTGAAAGAGAGTGGAAACCACTCTATCAACTGTTTGCTGCATATGAATCGATGAAAATAGTGAATCAGTTATGCTCTCAATACCATATTCGGACGTTTAAAAGATTTTTCGAATTCATGCTTGATGAAGCTGACGAAGCTTTAAAAATATTAACAGTATCTGCTGCACCATTTGCATTTGATCCATACTTAAGCTATTTACGGGAAGACAGTATTTTTTTATTAAAAGAGTCATCTTATTATGAATATGAATTAGTAGAGTTGTATCAGTTGCTTTGGACTTTTTTATTTAAACAATCAATCTGGCGTAAATTAGAATACAATCGATTATCCGATTTAGTAAAAACAGATAATGGAAATCGCATAAAAATCGGGTTCATTCATCTCGCCATTTTGTCCGGATATGATGAAGTAGCGATCGATGAAATTCAACATTATGGGGAAGAAATTACTTCTTTCTCATCCTTTTGGCTAAAATACTTAAATGAACAAAAGCTATACAATCGCCTTTATTTATACTTAAACACGATTGCCGCTTTCGTACCATCCTATTTAGAACACGCTAGTGAATATGACCGTTACGCATTCATTCGATCATTTTTTCAGTATATTAATGAGGGAATGCTAGCAGAGCAAAATCCACTTTTATTAGAAAAAATATATATTCAAACATTGCCGCATACATATTATCAGTATAGTGACTATTTATTTACAAAAGGGAAATTTAAAGAGTGGGTGGAACTGCAACAATATAAAGGAATTGAGCTAGAGTTTATCGATCGTGCACGACTTGAAACAATAGGAAAAGGCCAACCTCACTTACTTATGCCGATTTACCATGAAGCCATCGAAAATATGATTGCTGAACGAAATCGGGATTCTTATAAAAAGGCAGTAAGATATTTAAAAAAGCTCCGAATCCTCTATAAAAAACAAAAAACGTCCGATATATGGGAACGCTTTTTTGAAAGCTTGTTACTCAAAACGAAACGCTTGCGTGCGTTTCACGAAGAATGTAAAAGGGGCAAATTGATTCATGCTTAA
- a CDS encoding DEAD/DEAH box helicase, producing the protein MLKTRLLHVVIEKCEDGKFFIHATDENGIHVSPTDWKRQLFIWHKESFFGTSLSLEQHHSIEGVKVTSWELLTLLATESFSSIIQWEWDELGQMLLSTAFTMHEAIIKGSFSPVFTQDKQMIQWPLPSLVIDDFHDSFWEQTFNDRTVQSIIGNWFQSAVDHYFQTKPEISDKINHLLTSGLSAEELTLYFDEVSFQKWLGIENDRPFEIGLRLSEPEEDHDSWKLETVLRDRGLPDRLYSMKDSPARWKPFIAEVSEEYHRWLKLFPWLKGVNGLTEELDEDQAWLFLTEASEKLHVLGVEILLPSWWMAMKDAQIAVKAKMKQTNTSHSPSFVGLNAMIDFDWRLSVNGSELSEDDFQQLIESQRKLIKLNGQWVRFDPKMIKQIQDLMKRAKKEGLTVRDIFEQELIIDDVEVDEDFNPKAFAKIQIELNRSIKKLIQQLTDLTNIPQLPVPNEFQGHLRPYQVQGYSWLAFLRKFHFGAILADDMGLGKTIQLIAYLLHVKKFSKSNAPSLIICPTSVLGNWQKEFVRFAPNLNVILHYGPNRPKGDYFGESLKDADVILTTYGLSHLDFDELSGVDWSTVAIDEAQNIKNSGTKQSRAIRKLNGEHKIALTGTPMENRLSELWSIFDFTNHGFLGTFSQFQKKYILPIEKDGLEGKIRELQSLIRPFLLRRTKQDPEVELNLPDKIEEKEYCPLTTEQASLYEQLIRDTFDQIETLSSFERKGLILKMLNHLKQLCNHPALYLKEERPNNVVKRSHKIEKLIELLTSVLDANEGCLIFTQYIGMGKIIQETLNSHFNLDVPFLNGSMPKAKRDEYVQSFQNGEFPIFLISLKAGGTGLNLTAANHVIHFDRWWNPAVENQATDRVYRIGQSRFVHVHKFITTGTLEEKIDAMLEKKQALNDEIIQSDNWITELSNIELQDLLALS; encoded by the coding sequence ATGCTTAAAACTAGGTTGCTACATGTAGTAATAGAAAAATGTGAAGATGGAAAGTTTTTTATCCATGCTACTGATGAAAACGGAATTCATGTGAGTCCCACAGATTGGAAGCGCCAATTATTTATCTGGCACAAAGAAAGCTTTTTTGGTACATCTCTGTCGCTCGAACAACATCATTCAATCGAAGGAGTGAAAGTGACTAGTTGGGAGCTCCTCACCCTATTAGCCACGGAGAGTTTCAGTTCCATAATCCAGTGGGAGTGGGATGAACTCGGGCAAATGCTCTTATCCACCGCTTTTACAATGCATGAAGCTATTATCAAAGGAAGTTTCTCCCCTGTTTTTACACAAGATAAGCAAATGATTCAATGGCCACTTCCTTCACTCGTTATTGATGATTTCCATGATTCATTCTGGGAACAAACATTCAATGATAGGACTGTTCAATCGATCATCGGAAATTGGTTTCAGTCAGCCGTAGACCACTATTTTCAAACAAAACCTGAAATAAGTGATAAGATTAATCACCTATTGACCTCCGGACTATCTGCAGAAGAGTTAACTTTGTATTTTGATGAGGTAAGCTTTCAAAAATGGCTAGGGATAGAAAATGATCGTCCATTTGAGATTGGGCTTCGGCTTTCCGAACCAGAGGAAGACCACGATAGTTGGAAACTAGAGACTGTATTGCGTGACCGTGGCTTGCCAGACCGTTTATATTCAATGAAGGATTCCCCTGCTAGATGGAAACCATTTATCGCTGAGGTTTCGGAGGAATATCATCGTTGGTTAAAGCTTTTTCCTTGGTTAAAAGGTGTTAACGGCTTGACTGAAGAATTAGATGAAGACCAAGCATGGCTTTTTTTAACTGAAGCAAGTGAAAAATTACACGTATTGGGAGTTGAGATATTATTGCCTTCATGGTGGATGGCAATGAAAGATGCCCAAATAGCAGTGAAAGCGAAAATGAAACAAACGAACACTAGTCACTCTCCGTCCTTTGTTGGTTTAAATGCTATGATTGATTTTGACTGGCGATTATCAGTTAATGGTTCGGAGCTTTCAGAAGATGACTTTCAGCAGTTAATCGAGAGCCAAAGAAAATTAATTAAATTAAATGGCCAATGGGTTCGCTTTGATCCAAAAATGATCAAACAGATTCAAGATTTAATGAAGCGAGCAAAAAAAGAAGGGTTAACAGTACGAGACATTTTTGAACAAGAATTAATCATCGATGATGTAGAAGTAGATGAAGATTTTAATCCAAAAGCGTTTGCCAAAATTCAAATCGAATTAAATCGGTCTATAAAAAAATTAATTCAACAGCTTACGGATTTAACGAATATTCCACAACTTCCCGTACCTAATGAGTTTCAAGGGCATTTACGTCCCTACCAAGTACAAGGATATAGTTGGTTAGCCTTTTTAAGGAAATTTCATTTTGGGGCCATTCTAGCTGATGATATGGGGTTAGGGAAAACCATTCAGCTTATAGCGTATTTATTACATGTAAAAAAATTTAGTAAGTCGAATGCTCCTTCCCTAATCATTTGTCCAACCTCTGTGCTCGGCAATTGGCAAAAGGAGTTCGTACGCTTTGCACCAAATTTAAACGTCATTCTTCATTATGGACCAAATCGTCCGAAAGGGGATTATTTTGGTGAATCTTTAAAAGATGCTGATGTCATTCTCACCACGTATGGCTTATCCCATTTAGATTTTGACGAGTTATCTGGTGTTGACTGGAGCACGGTAGCAATTGACGAAGCACAAAATATTAAAAATTCCGGAACAAAGCAATCTCGTGCAATTAGAAAACTAAATGGGGAGCACAAAATTGCCCTGACAGGGACACCGATGGAAAACCGTTTATCAGAATTGTGGTCAATATTTGATTTCACGAATCATGGCTTTCTTGGTACTTTTTCGCAATTTCAAAAGAAGTATATTCTCCCGATTGAAAAGGATGGCTTAGAAGGAAAGATACGGGAACTGCAATCACTTATTCGGCCATTTTTATTAAGAAGAACAAAGCAAGATCCCGAAGTTGAACTAAATTTACCGGATAAGATAGAAGAAAAAGAATATTGCCCATTAACAACCGAACAAGCTTCTCTTTACGAGCAGCTCATCCGTGATACATTTGATCAAATTGAAACATTATCAAGCTTTGAGCGTAAAGGTCTTATTTTAAAAATGCTCAATCATTTAAAACAACTTTGTAATCATCCCGCTTTATATTTGAAAGAGGAAAGACCAAATAATGTAGTAAAACGGTCCCATAAAATTGAAAAGCTCATTGAACTGCTAACGTCAGTACTCGACGCAAACGAGGGATGTTTAATTTTTACTCAGTATATAGGAATGGGGAAAATTATTCAGGAAACATTGAATTCCCATTTTAATTTAGATGTACCATTTTTAAATGGTAGCATGCCTAAAGCCAAACGTGATGAATATGTGCAATCCTTTCAAAATGGAGAGTTCCCTATTTTTCTAATCTCTCTAAAAGCCGGGGGAACTGGGTTGAATTTAACAGCTGCAAATCATGTCATTCATTTTGATCGCTGGTGGAACCCTGCTGTTGAAAATCAAGCGACTGACCGTGTCTATCGAATTGGTCAAAGCCGTTTTGTTCATGTTCATAAATTCATTACAACCGGTACATTAGAAGAGAAAATTGATGCAATGCTCGAAAAGAAACAAGCATTAAATGATGAAATTATCCAAAGCGATAATTGGATCACTGAGCTTTCGAATATTGAGCTACAAGATTTATTAGCACTATCCTAA
- a CDS encoding single-stranded DNA-binding protein, with protein MLNQVTLVGRLTKKPELRYTLEGKAVMNVTLALNRQYKNSAGEYDADFVLCTLWNKAAENTAKYCTKGSILGVVGKIQTRNYENQDGKKVYVTEVVADSVKFLGGKPSEDRELHITT; from the coding sequence TTGTTAAATCAAGTGACCTTAGTTGGCAGGTTAACAAAAAAACCTGAGCTTCGTTATACGCTGGAAGGGAAAGCGGTAATGAATGTTACACTTGCACTTAATAGGCAATATAAGAATAGTGCCGGTGAATATGATGCTGATTTTGTCTTATGTACACTATGGAATAAGGCCGCCGAAAATACAGCGAAATATTGTACGAAAGGGTCCATTCTAGGCGTTGTTGGAAAGATTCAAACGAGAAATTATGAAAATCAGGATGGGAAGAAGGTGTATGTGACTGAGGTAGTTGCCGATTCGGTAAAATTTTTAGGTGGAAAACCTTCGGAAGATAGGGAGCTCCATATAACAACTTAA
- a CDS encoding YwpF-like family protein codes for MKTFKIVSLQIVDDGNMMNIPLEDGLIINKEDGKATWLIEAYTDSKFYDYFRIIQQKNEDVDVQVIITHEGNDPAPFSTHIRGIKKFEKNISVLLEGHLNVKRSKYAELLLTELVNEGYSGDELVQEFSNRLKKKTRFAVPKSKI; via the coding sequence ATGAAAACCTTCAAAATTGTTTCTTTACAAATCGTTGATGATGGAAATATGATGAATATCCCTTTAGAAGATGGCTTAATCATTAATAAAGAAGACGGGAAAGCAACTTGGCTAATAGAGGCATACACGGATAGTAAATTTTATGATTATTTTCGCATAATACAGCAAAAAAACGAAGATGTTGATGTCCAAGTAATTATCACTCATGAGGGCAATGACCCTGCCCCATTTAGCACACATATTCGAGGGATAAAAAAATTCGAAAAAAATATAAGCGTATTACTTGAAGGACATCTAAATGTGAAACGAAGTAAATATGCCGAGTTATTACTAACTGAATTAGTCAATGAAGGTTATAGCGGGGATGAATTAGTGCAGGAATTTTCAAACCGCTTAAAGAAAAAGACGCGCTTTGCCGTTCCAAAAAGTAAGATATAA
- the fabZ gene encoding 3-hydroxyacyl-ACP dehydratase FabZ yields MLDIQQIKEIIPHRYPFLLIDQILEVEEGKSAVGVKNVTGNEDFFNGHFPEYPVMPGVLIVEALAQVGAVAMLKKEENRGRLAFFTGIDNCRFKRQVKPGDQLRLEVEMIRFKGPIGKGKGVATVNGELVCETEMMFALGK; encoded by the coding sequence ATGTTAGATATTCAACAAATTAAAGAGATTATTCCACATCGCTATCCTTTTTTACTTATCGATCAAATTTTAGAAGTAGAAGAAGGCAAAAGTGCTGTTGGAGTAAAAAATGTAACTGGTAATGAAGACTTTTTTAATGGACATTTTCCTGAATATCCAGTTATGCCGGGTGTACTAATCGTTGAAGCTCTTGCACAAGTCGGTGCAGTAGCCATGCTAAAAAAGGAAGAAAATAGAGGGCGACTTGCCTTTTTTACTGGAATTGATAACTGTCGCTTTAAGCGTCAAGTAAAGCCTGGTGACCAATTAAGACTTGAAGTGGAAATGATTCGTTTTAAAGGGCCGATTGGTAAAGGAAAAGGTGTAGCAACAGTGAATGGTGAATTAGTTTGCGAAACAGAAATGATGTTTGCGCTAGGTAAGTAA
- a CDS encoding DNA-directed RNA polymerase subunit beta has translation MTEKEIQHNPKTREQFKKEKVKKSPKENKKVRVRLFPIWLRVIIVVFTLFISLILGVIIGYGVIGDGKPMDALKKSTWTHIIDLVNKK, from the coding sequence ATGACGGAAAAGGAAATCCAACACAATCCAAAGACACGTGAACAATTTAAAAAAGAAAAAGTAAAGAAATCACCAAAAGAAAATAAGAAGGTACGTGTTCGACTATTCCCAATTTGGTTAAGGGTGATAATCGTTGTCTTTACTTTGTTCATAAGTTTGATACTTGGTGTTATTATTGGTTATGGAGTAATTGGAGATGGAAAACCGATGGACGCATTGAAAAAATCTACCTGGACCCATATAATTGATTTAGTGAACAAAAAATAG
- a CDS encoding flagellar hook-basal body protein → MNRSMIIASNTMNQLQKQLDIISNNMANADTNGFKKREVTFTDLLAQSFNNQPNKNDEIGRLTPTEIRLGTGAKMAQSQLVLTQGNLKETGRPLDVALMNEKQFFKVLTNNNGKNEICYTRDGNFSFSPMGTNEVVLVNNSGYPVLDENNQMIIFNKNAKDYAISDNGKITVKLTNGEQQTANLGMVSVKKPQFLEQKGENLLGIPETTNTNINDVLTEMTGQLRNQISMKQGSLEASNVDTGKEMTDLINVQRSYQFQSKAITMSDQMMGLINGIR, encoded by the coding sequence GTGAATAGATCAATGATAATCGCATCTAATACAATGAATCAACTGCAAAAACAACTTGATATTATTAGTAATAATATGGCCAATGCAGATACAAATGGGTTTAAAAAAAGGGAAGTTACTTTTACAGACCTTTTAGCGCAATCCTTTAATAATCAGCCGAATAAAAACGACGAAATAGGTAGACTAACGCCTACAGAAATACGTTTAGGGACAGGTGCAAAAATGGCACAATCCCAGCTTGTATTGACCCAGGGAAATCTTAAAGAAACGGGCAGACCGTTAGATGTAGCTTTAATGAATGAAAAGCAATTCTTTAAAGTGTTGACAAATAATAATGGAAAAAATGAAATTTGTTATACACGTGATGGAAACTTTTCATTCTCACCGATGGGTACGAATGAAGTGGTCCTGGTCAACAATAGTGGTTATCCAGTACTAGATGAAAATAATCAGATGATTATTTTTAACAAAAATGCAAAGGACTATGCCATTTCGGATAACGGAAAGATTACTGTTAAATTAACAAATGGCGAACAACAAACAGCTAATTTAGGCATGGTGTCGGTAAAAAAACCTCAGTTTCTTGAACAAAAGGGAGAAAATCTCCTAGGTATTCCCGAAACTACGAATACAAACATCAATGATGTTTTAACCGAGATGACGGGTCAATTAAGAAATCAAATATCAATGAAACAAGGTTCACTTGAGGCATCTAATGTCGATACAGGAAAAGAAATGACAGACTTGATTAATGTTCAACGCTCATATCAATTTCAATCGAAAGCTATTACGATGTCAGATCAAATGATGGGTCTAATTAATGGTATTCGTTAA
- a CDS encoding flagellar hook-basal body protein, giving the protein MLRGFYTAASGMITQQRKTDLLTNNMANSNTPGFKSDQSTIRAFPEMLLQRLDKKSIPVENSISYSRFQNIGSLNTGVYLQEAIPKFLQGDMQETGLKTDLAIIDLNGNKSSAFFTVQDQNGETKYTRNGNFTIDPNGYLTTANGLYVLDNQQNRIQLNSDQFEVDNNGTITADGTRARLGIVYTNNPEDLLKEGDGLYRTENNRGLPNAANNQYRLQQGFLERSNVDISQTMTDMLSTYRSFEANQKVLQAYDKSMERAVNEIGRVNG; this is encoded by the coding sequence ATGTTAAGAGGCTTTTATACAGCAGCATCAGGAATGATTACTCAACAGCGAAAAACGGACTTGTTGACAAACAATATGGCAAATTCTAATACACCGGGATTTAAAAGTGATCAATCAACAATAAGAGCATTTCCTGAAATGTTGTTACAACGACTTGACAAGAAATCTATCCCAGTTGAAAATAGTATTTCTTATTCTAGGTTTCAAAATATAGGATCCCTCAATACAGGTGTATATTTGCAGGAAGCTATCCCGAAATTTTTACAAGGCGATATGCAAGAAACGGGTTTAAAGACAGATTTAGCTATTATTGATTTAAATGGAAACAAAAGCAGTGCTTTTTTTACCGTTCAGGATCAAAATGGAGAAACGAAATATACCCGCAATGGTAATTTTACCATCGATCCCAATGGATATCTTACTACTGCAAATGGTCTTTATGTTTTGGATAATCAGCAAAATAGGATTCAATTAAACAGCGATCAATTTGAGGTTGACAATAACGGAACAATAACTGCTGATGGGACAAGAGCTCGATTAGGTATCGTGTATACAAATAATCCCGAGGACTTATTAAAAGAAGGGGACGGTTTATATCGTACAGAAAATAACCGCGGCCTTCCAAATGCAGCCAATAACCAATATCGTCTTCAGCAAGGATTTCTTGAACGATCGAATGTGGATATCTCACAAACAATGACTGACATGCTTTCAACGTATCGTTCATTTGAGGCAAATCAAAAGGTTCTTCAGGCATACGATAAAAGCATGGAACGAGCAGTAAATGAAATTGGTCGTGTAAATGGTTAA
- a CDS encoding rod shape-determining protein has translation MFAKDIGIDLGTANVLIHVKGQGIVLNEPSVVAIDKNVNKVLAVGEEARRMVGRTPGNIVAIRPLKDGVIADFDVTETMLRHFINKLNVKGFLSKPRILICCPTNITSVEQKAIREAAEKSGGKKVYLEEEPKVAAIGAGMDIFQPSGNMVVDIGGGTTDVAVLSMGDIVTSASIKMAGDKFDTEILQYIKKEYKLLIGERTAENIKINIGTVFPGSRNEEMEIRGRDMVTGLPRTISVNSKEVESALRESVSVIVQAAKNVLEKTPPELSADIIDRGVILTGGGALLHGIDQLLAEELKVPVLVAEEPMDSVAIGTGIMLENMDKIASRRF, from the coding sequence ATGTTTGCAAAGGATATTGGAATCGACTTAGGAACAGCGAATGTATTAATACATGTAAAAGGACAGGGGATCGTTCTAAACGAGCCATCTGTCGTTGCTATTGATAAAAATGTGAATAAAGTATTGGCGGTTGGTGAAGAAGCTCGTCGCATGGTTGGACGAACTCCGGGAAACATAGTGGCAATTCGACCTTTGAAAGATGGGGTTATTGCTGACTTTGATGTGACTGAAACGATGCTTAGACATTTTATCAATAAATTAAATGTAAAGGGATTCTTATCAAAGCCGCGGATCTTAATTTGCTGTCCTACTAACATTACAAGTGTGGAACAAAAAGCTATTAGGGAAGCAGCTGAAAAAAGCGGTGGAAAAAAGGTTTACTTAGAAGAAGAGCCAAAGGTTGCCGCGATTGGAGCTGGAATGGATATTTTTCAGCCAAGTGGGAATATGGTAGTCGACATTGGTGGTGGAACAACGGATGTTGCTGTTCTTTCTATGGGTGATATTGTTACTTCCGCATCAATTAAAATGGCTGGAGATAAATTTGATACCGAAATCCTTCAATACATTAAAAAGGAATACAAGCTACTAATTGGAGAACGTACGGCAGAAAATATTAAAATTAATATAGGTACAGTATTCCCTGGTTCTAGAAATGAGGAAATGGAAATTCGCGGTCGTGATATGGTTACAGGTCTCCCACGAACTATTTCTGTAAACTCAAAAGAAGTTGAATCAGCGCTGAGAGAATCGGTTTCTGTAATCGTGCAAGCGGCTAAAAATGTGTTAGAGAAAACTCCTCCAGAGTTATCTGCTGATATCATTGACCGTGGAGTGATTTTAACAGGCGGTGGCGCTCTTTTACACGGAATAGATCAATTACTAGCGGAAGAGTTAAAAGTCCCTGTATTAGTGGCTGAGGAGCCAATGGACTCGGTTGCTATTGGTACGGGAATTATGCTTGAGAATATGGATAAAATTGCAAGCAGAAGATTTTAA
- the spoIIID gene encoding sporulation transcriptional regulator SpoIIID, with translation MHDYIKERTIKIGKYIVETRKTVRVIAKEFGVSKSTVHKDLTERLPEINPELANEVKEILDYHKSIRHLRGGEATKQKYKKEEFQSN, from the coding sequence GTGCACGATTACATCAAAGAGAGAACTATCAAGATTGGAAAGTATATCGTGGAGACGAGAAAAACAGTTCGCGTAATAGCGAAGGAGTTTGGCGTGTCCAAAAGTACTGTCCACAAAGACCTTACAGAACGATTACCAGAAATAAATCCGGAACTTGCCAATGAAGTAAAGGAAATATTAGATTATCATAAATCAATACGCCATCTTCGTGGTGGTGAAGCAACTAAACAAAAATATAAAAAAGAAGAATTTCAAAGTAATTAG
- a CDS encoding M23 family metallopeptidase yields MVAEVMKMREEEKKLTSQKKGKKSFFKKRWVYPAIYLASAALIISAIFWYQSSGNQTAKNEFGMQGDKQGKNGYKNPAVEVGKSVENFKWPVKNTEQAQIDKEFYDEKASEDKQEAAMIVYGTTYQPNRGIDITMKDAKDFEVVAALSGTVSKVEDDSVLGNVIEIQHEDGVVTQYQSIKDYKVSVGDKVKQGQVIATASTSQLSEKAKTHLHFEIRKDNIAVNPVSYFDKPASSIKEVIKEQTVDQNNEKSNDTSNDTSDESKQQDNKEDNSKGTDQEDTQG; encoded by the coding sequence ATGGTTGCTGAGGTGATGAAAATGAGAGAGGAAGAAAAGAAACTAACTTCTCAAAAAAAGGGTAAAAAAAGCTTCTTTAAAAAACGTTGGGTTTATCCTGCTATTTATCTAGCAAGTGCTGCATTAATTATTTCAGCAATCTTTTGGTACCAATCATCAGGTAATCAAACAGCAAAAAATGAATTTGGTATGCAAGGGGATAAACAAGGCAAAAATGGCTACAAAAATCCTGCGGTTGAAGTAGGCAAGTCTGTAGAAAACTTTAAATGGCCAGTCAAAAATACTGAACAGGCCCAAATTGACAAAGAATTCTATGACGAAAAAGCTTCTGAAGACAAGCAAGAGGCTGCAATGATTGTTTATGGTACAACGTATCAACCTAATCGTGGAATTGATATTACGATGAAGGATGCAAAAGACTTTGAGGTTGTTGCCGCATTAAGTGGTACTGTTTCAAAAGTGGAAGATGATTCTGTACTTGGAAACGTTATTGAAATCCAACATGAAGATGGTGTCGTTACACAATATCAATCCATTAAAGATTATAAAGTAAGTGTTGGAGATAAGGTAAAGCAAGGACAAGTTATTGCTACTGCAAGTACGAGTCAATTAAGCGAAAAAGCTAAAACACATCTTCACTTTGAAATTAGAAAAGACAATATAGCTGTGAATCCTGTTTCTTATTTTGATAAACCAGCATCTTCGATTAAAGAAGTTATAAAAGAACAAACAGTTGATCAAAATAACGAAAAATCAAATGATACATCAAATGATACAAGTGATGAATCAAAACAACAGGATAATAAAGAAGACAACTCAAAAGGCACTGATCAAGAAGATACACAAGGATAA
- the spoIID gene encoding stage II sporulation protein D has product MKHIKPIVLVSILILAVSFAIPSLLVLPFSKDKASGKLDENMKEKNTSTLQSSIDIAVFRNTSQKVEQVPLEEYVVGVVASEMPATFEEEALKAQALAARTYIVRHLLSGNKGVPKGANVTDTVNDQVFQNKKELKKNWGKKYQKNMNKITKAVKATEGKILTYDGKPIFASFFSTSNGYTENSEDYWANAIPYLKSVESPWDKKTPGYQDKLELAVNVVEEKLGVTLKDGQEVSTNPTLTEGKRIGTIIIGGKKFTGREVREKLGLRSSDFNLVRKGNTIIVTTRGFGHGVGMSQYGANGMARSGKNYKEIVQHYYKGIKIAESKQFLDKVTAKK; this is encoded by the coding sequence ATGAAACATATTAAGCCAATCGTCCTTGTTAGTATCCTAATTCTCGCCGTATCATTCGCCATTCCATCGCTCCTTGTATTGCCTTTTTCAAAAGATAAGGCAAGTGGAAAGCTTGATGAAAATATGAAAGAAAAGAATACAAGTACATTACAATCATCTATTGATATTGCTGTTTTCAGAAATACTAGTCAAAAGGTTGAACAAGTACCACTTGAAGAGTATGTAGTAGGAGTAGTTGCTTCAGAAATGCCTGCAACCTTTGAAGAGGAAGCACTCAAGGCACAGGCATTGGCAGCACGAACATATATTGTTAGACATTTATTAAGTGGGAATAAAGGTGTTCCTAAAGGTGCAAATGTAACGGATACGGTAAATGATCAGGTATTTCAAAATAAAAAGGAATTGAAAAAAAATTGGGGTAAAAAGTACCAAAAAAATATGAATAAAATCACAAAAGCAGTAAAAGCAACCGAAGGAAAAATACTAACTTACGATGGAAAGCCAATCTTTGCCTCATTTTTTTCAACGAGCAATGGATATACAGAGAATTCAGAGGATTACTGGGCAAACGCAATTCCATATTTAAAAAGTGTGGAGAGCCCATGGGATAAAAAAACGCCCGGATATCAAGACAAACTAGAATTAGCGGTTAACGTTGTTGAGGAGAAACTAGGGGTGACCTTAAAAGACGGTCAAGAAGTGAGTACGAACCCTACATTAACCGAAGGTAAAAGAATTGGGACGATAATAATCGGAGGAAAAAAATTTACTGGCAGAGAAGTACGTGAAAAATTAGGTCTTCGTTCCTCCGACTTTAATTTAGTCAGAAAAGGAAATACTATTATCGTGACAACAAGAGGTTTTGGTCATGGGGTAGGGATGAGCCAATATGGAGCAAACGGTATGGCTCGAAGTGGAAAAAATTATAAGGAAATTGTACAGCATTATTACAAAGGGATAAAGATCGCCGAATCAAAGCAATTTCTAGATAAAGTAACAGCAAAAAAATAA